The genomic region GAAAATCCCTGAGTTTTCCCGGATCGAGTGTGCCCGGATTTGCCTCCAGGGTCACTTCACATCCGGCAGCAGGCGGCCGGTGGGCAAACAGCTTTTCAAGAAACCTGCCTATCTGGTCAGGGTCGGTCAGTGAGGGGGTCCCCCCTCCGAAGAAAACCGAGGTGAGGGGGCCTTGAGGAATCTCACTTTGTGATGAAAACCAAAGGTCGGTTTCTGCCAGCAGTGCGCTGTAAAACCGTGAAGCCTGCTCCGTATTGGTCAGGCTGAAAAAGTCACAATAAATGCATTTGGTATCGCAGAAAGGCAGATGGAAGTAAGCCCCGAAACGACCACTATTCAATCGGTCGCCCAATCCGGCTCCAGCGGATGCTCATCACAAGATCGATTGGATTGGCAAAACTGATGTTCGGATCCCAGCTCCAGTATGTAAAAAGGGGCTTTCCCCTGACGTGTGAAAAAGGTACAAACCCCCAGTAACGTGAGTCGGCCGAATTGTTCCGGTTGTCCCCCATCATGAAAAAGTAATCCTGCGTAAACGTGTAGTCTTCAATCACTTTTCCGTTCAGCCGGACAGTGTTGCCACTCAGCTGTGGCTTCATTCCGGTTTCGTAGATAATACAATCCTGGTAAAGGTGAAATGTTTCAGCATTCAGGGGAATCACATCTCCCTCTTTCGGAACATACAACGGTCCGTAATTGTCTGGATTCCAGGGACGCCGGTTCGGGAAGGTATCTCCAAAGTAACGGATACCTGCCAGCAGGGTGTCACCAGAGAACTGAGCTTTGGGTGGATTTTCAAAGGCCACCCCATTGACAAAAACCTGTTTATTGATGATCTGAATGGTATCTCCGCCAACGGCAATACAACGCTTGATATAGTCGAGCGAATTGTCCTTCGGATACATAAAAACCACAATATCACCCTGGACCGGTTTCCGCAATCCGGGCACACGCCAGTCGGTAAAGGGAATTTTGGCCCCGTAGATAAAATTGTTCACAAATAAAAAGTCACCGGCAAGCTGGGTTCCTTCCATCGACTCGGTGGGAATGCGGTAAGCCTGAAAGAAAAAGATCCTGATCAGACCTGCCACCACCACCGCAAAGATGATTGCATCTAGCCATTCTGCCAGTTTCGAATTATACTTTTTCTTCTCTTTTTTTCGTCCGAACATGAATCAGTTCCTGTAATCAGATTCCATTATTTATCATCCATTGCAAGAACGGCCAGGAAGGCCTCCTGAGGGATTTCCACCGATCCGACCTGTTTCATCCGTTTCTTTCCCTCTTTCTGCTTTTCAAGCAGTTTACGTTTCCGGGAAATATCACCGCCATAACACTTGGCCAGTACGTTTTTTCGCATGGCCTTAATGGTTTCACGGGCAATAATCTTTGCCCCGATGGCTGCCTGAACCGCAATTTCGAACATTTGACGAGGGATGAGGTCTTTTAGTTTCCCGGTCAGCTTTCTGCCCCAGTCATATGCCTTATCCTTATGCACCATCATCGACAGTGCATCCACGACTTCTCCGTTCAGCATCACATCCAGTTTGACCACCTCAGAGTGCCGGTATCCGTGAATTTCGTAGTCAAAAGAAGCATATCCGCGACTGATTGATTTCAGGCGATCATAGAAATCGAAAATCACTTCACCCAAAGGCAGGTAGAAGGTCATATCCACCCGGCTGGATCCAATGTAGGCCGTGTTCAGCCATTCACCGCGACGGTCGATACAAAGCTGCATGATGGCACCGATGTACTCTTCAGGGGTAATGATCTGGGCCTTGATGAATGGTTCTTCAATGTGGTCGATTCTGGCAACTCCCGGTAAATGGGCCGGGTTATCAATTTTCAGGACTTCACCATCGATGGTATAAACCAGATATTCCACGTTGGGTACAGTGGTGATGATATCCATGTCATACTCGCGGGTAAGCCGTTCCTGGATGATTTCCATATGAAGCAGCCCCAGAAAACCGCAACGGAAACCAAATCCGAGTGCAGCAGAGGTATCTGGTTCGAAAAACAGCGAGGCATCATTGAGACTAAGCTTATCCAGCGAGGCCCTCAAATCTTCGAAATCATCAGAGTTAGTAGGATAAACACCGGCAAAGACCATCGGTTTCACGTCTTTGTAACCAGCCACGGCTTCGGTTGCCGGACGTTCAGCATTGGTCAGGGTATCCCCGACTTTTGTATCCTTTACATCCTTCAGATTTCCGATCACATAACCAACTTCTCCTGCCCGCAGAATCTCGGTTGGCTGCCGGCGCAAACCCAGAACGCCGATTTCATCGGCAAAATAGGTTTTGCCAGTGGCGAAGGATTTAATCTTGTCGCCCCGGCGGAGAGTCCCTTCAAAAACGCGGATGTAAGAAACAGCTCCGCGGAAAGCGTCAAAAGTTGAGTCAAAGACCAAAGCCTTCAACGGTCTTTCACTGTGATCGGCAGGAGCCGGAACCTTATCGATGATTTGTTCAAGAATTTCCTCAATTCCGATACCTTCTTTGGCAGAGGCGGGAACGATATCCTCCTCTTTACAGCCAATCAGGCCGATCACTTCGGCTTTGGCGGCAGGAATATCGGCGGCCGGCAGATCGATTTTGTTGATAACCGGTACAATTTCCAGCCCGGCATCAATGGCAAGGTACAGGTTTGAAATGGTCTGAGCCTCAACTCCCTGTGAGGCATCGACGATCAGGATGGCCCCTTCACAGGCAGCAAGGGAACGGGAGACTTCATAGGTAAAATCCACGTGTCCGGGCGTATCGATCAGGTTGAGGGTGTATTCCTTCTGGTGCTTTTTGGACCAGTATTTCATCTGGATGGCGTGAGCCTTGATGGTGATTCCCTTTTCGCGTTCCAGATCCATGTCATCGAGCAGCTGTGCTTTCATTTCCCGCTGCGAAACCGCGCCGGTAAATTCGAGAAGACGGTCGGCGAGCGTGGATTTTCCATGATCGATATGGGCGACAATACAGAAATTACGGATAGTAGACATAGGTATTTTTTAAAGGGCACAAAGATATGAAACGGTGCAGGTAAACCCTATCAGGAACGCAGACGGGTCACCGGCCGTTCCATCGGATAGGAAATCATCTGACGAAGAACGCGTAACCGGACACCCCAGGCATCCAGATCGCAGACCATCCGCTGACGACTGACCGTATCGAGCGGAATCTGTCGCCGGCGGCCCTGAATGACCTGGTACTGACGCAGACAGTGAACCATCACACCGGGAAAATAGGCCAGAAGGGCCATTGTTCGTTTCTGCCGGGAAGTGGGTACTTTCACAGCTTTAACGGAAGAAACCATGGAACGAACCTGCCTGATCATCAGACCTTCAAGAGAGGCCACATCCGGCTGATGAGTGGCCATGGTCCTGAGTCCGGCATGATAGTCATCATACAGATCCAGAATATCATCCATGAGCTGGCTTGCGGCCGCCATGGACCGGAACACCCCGGCTTCTTCTTCTGTCAGGGGATCAGAAAGAAGAGACCGCGCACTCAGCAGGGTATGATAAGCTTTATCAACCGAGATCTGGTTAATTTCCAGTACCGATAACTGCCGGTTTCCCTGGGCCCTGGAGAGTTTTTCAGACCGCCAGAAATCAACAACTGCCGACCGGAAAGCGTCGGAATGATCCACCTTTTTCAGCAGATCCGACATGAGAAGCACGACCAGTTTTTCGGATACATCGGTCGGGGTCTGACTGACCGGCTGTCCCATCAGAAGGGACAGGATGGATTCATCAGACCGGGTTGTGTCATCAAACCAACTGTCGGCAATGGCGACCACCGTGCTGAACCAGGCCAGCTGTTGGATCTGGTTTTTTTTCAACGGTCTTCCGCGCAGCACAGCCACCCAGTCTGCTGCCAGGCAAGCCAGCAGAAAGTAATGTTTCAACCGAAGCTTCCATCCGGGAGCAACGGCCATTAATTCATCGGTCAGCGCCCTGATCTGCGGATTCTCTTTCAGGGCAGCTGCATAAACGCGACGGTAAACCGACACCCGCCAGCCCATCCAAAGGACCTCTTTCATTGTCTGAACTTGAACCATAACGGTAAAAATCGCTAGAAATCTGCCAGTTTCCAACCGACCGGTCATTTCAGGCCGGGCTGCAGCCGGTGTATCTTTGCAGGCTATGACCGAAAAAAAAGCCCCTCCCATTGTTGATAACCGGAGGGCCCGGCACGAGTATTCAATCATTGAAACCTTTGAAGCCGGGATCGTTTTACAGGGAACCGAAGTGAAGTCTCTGCGCGCAGGCAGAGCCAACCTGAGTGATGCCTATGCCAGAATTCTCAGTGGCGAGGTGTTTATTCTCGGTATGCACATTTCACCCTATGAGCAGGGCTCATACAACAATCATGATCCGCTCCGAAACCGGAAACTGCTGCTGAACTCGAGAGAAATCATGAAACTGAGATCGAGAATTGAGCGCGAAGGATATACCCTGGTCCCGCTGAAAGTCTATTTTAATGAACGCGGACGGGTCAAGGTTGACCTGGCAGTCTGCAAAGGGAAACAATTACACGACAAACGCGAATCCATCCGTGAACGGGAATCCAAACGTGAACTGGACCGGATGAAGAAACATAAAACAGGTTGAAAATGACATTTCCTCCAATCAATGAACAAATGGATCTGATCCGACGGGGAGTCTCCGAAATCATTCCGGAAGAGGAACTGGTCCGGAAACTGGAACGATCGCTGGCAACCGGGAAACCGATCACCGTCAAACTCGGGTGTGACCCTTCCCGCCCCGATCTGCACATTGGTCATGCGGTGATTCTCAGAAAAATGCGGCAGTTTCAGGATCTGGGACATCAGGCCATCCTGATCATCGGCGATTTTACCGGCATGATCGGCGACCCGACCGGAAAATCTAAAACCCGCCCCCCGCTGACGCTTGAGGAAACACGGGAAAACGGACGGTCCTACACCGAGCAGGCTACCCGCGTTCTGGATCCGAAACGGCTTTCCATTGTGCACAACAGCGACTGGTTGGGTAAGCTGTCCTTTGAGGAGGTGGTCAAGCTGGCCGCACGGTTTACTGTTTCACAAATGCTTGAACGCGATGACTTTCATCGTCGGTTTAACAACGAGCAGCCCATTTCTCTTCATGAATTTCTTTATCCGCTGGCCCAGGCCCAGGATTCCGTAGCCATCCGGTCGGATATTGAATTGGGAGGAACTGATCAGAAATTCAATCTGCTTATCGGACGGGAACTGATGCGGACCCTTTCAATGGAACCCCAGTGTATTCTCACCATGCCCATCCTGGAAGGGACGGATGGTGTGGAAAAAATGTCGAAATCGCTGAATAATTACATCGGCATCAGCGAAGATCCGTTCGATATGTACGGTAAAACACTGTCGATCCCCGATGCATCCATTTACAATTGGTTTGTACTCTGCACCAACTACCCCACCGACCAGCTGGCCAGCCTGAAAAAGCAAATTGCAGAGGATCCGCGCAATACCAAGCGTTTGCTGGCCAGGGAAATTGTATCCGTTTACCACCATCGGGAAGCGGCCGCTCAGGCTGAGGAAAAATTCGACACCCTCTTCATCAGAAAGGATATTCCCGACGACATTCCCGTTGTAACAGTGCAGTATGAATCGGGTGTCCTTCCGTTGTCAACGGTGGTCACCGATCAGAAAATGGCCGACTCAAAGGGTGAGTTTAAACGACTGGTGGCCGGCGGAGCTGTGTCGGTTAACGGAGAGAAAGTGGAAGATCCCGGCTATCTGATCAGACAGGGCGGTGAAAAAATCATCCGGGTCGGAAAGCGGAAATTTATCAGACTGACCGATTAACCGGATCGGATTAACCCTTACAACTTAAAGGTTTTCCAGACCCCATCCCGGGCCGATTCCAACGCCAGGTCGGTCAGATAGACCTGCAGGTGGCCATCGGCAAAGGTAGCAGCAGACCCGGGACCGTTGCCCTCGATCCAGCCAAGGAAATCCTGGAAAACCTCGAACTGACCATGGGTGTTATACCTGGAGTCTTCCAGTTCGATCACTTCGTCTTCATCATTGTAATTTTTAAACGTGAGCTGATCAGGATTTCGTTCTTCCCACCGGATTCCCCGTCGGGTACATGATATTTCGAGCCACATGTCGCTACCCACGTGTCCCGGCGCCGTCTGGCAGAAAGTAAAAACGCCATGAGCGCCTGAATCGAACCGGATGAGCAAAACGCCATAATCTTCATTCTCAATTTTCACCCACTCACCGTTGGGTTTTTTACGCTCAGGAATCAACGTCTGGCGTTCATAAAACAACGCAGCCGGTTTCAACCCGGTTACAAACAAGCTGGTATCGACTGCGTGTGAACCGATATCTGAAAGCGCACGGGACACCTCGCCGTTTGCCGGATCAACCCGCCAGTTCCAGGTTTGGGGAAACAACAACCAGTCCTGCAAATAATTTCCGCGTATCATCAGCACATCGCCCAGTTCCCCTGATTCCAGAATCTTTTTCATTTCACGAAGAGCGGGAAAACCGCGCCGGTTATAATTAATCACGTTTGGAACCGGTTTTTTCTCCAGTGCCGCAATCATCGCGGCGGTTTCCTGAACATTCCGACCCAATGGCTTTTCTGAATAGATGGGTTTGCCCAACTTCAGGCATTCCATGTTCACATCATAATGCAGATAATTAGGGGTGTTATTGATTACGATGTCAATTTCAGGAGAATGAACCAGATCCATCCAGTTTTGAAAGGGCTTCGAATCATACAACTCGGCGTACACATTGGAGGAATGCTGAGAGGACCCCGACACACCAGCCAGCTGATTTCCAGATCTGGTGATGATCTCGATATATCGTTGCCCGATTATACCCATTCCGATTAACCCAATACGGTACATAATTCCCCCTTTGTTCAGAAAATTAATTTACATGGATAATCAGATTATAGCAACCAGTCCATCCGGACAGGTAAAAAACCACTGTGGCCGGTAACTGACAGATTGGTGACAGTGGTTAATAACCACAAATTATACTCTAATCTGATTTTAACAGTACCATTTACCGTTTCATTGTATTTTATTATTGTCAATCTGAAGGAGGAAGCCATGATTACCGATGTGGAAAAATGGTACGAACAACGGATTCCCGACTATCGTGAGGTCATGACCCCGCTGAAACTCAGAAATCCCGAGATTTTTAAAAACATCATTCCCTGCCTGCCCCATATCGACCCGGCCTATCTTGAACCCGGGGTGATCAGGGTGCTGCATATCGGATTAAATTCCTATCTGAGTAAACGCGAATACCCGGCCGAATTTGTTCACTATGAGTTCATGGAACATGAAGACTGGTGGAAGGAGCACATCAACGAAAAAATCTGGATGCAGCACCATCATATGAATGAGGTACAGGCACAGGTACTGCATCACTTCCCCACAGCCGCAGAATACCGGACCAACCTGATTAAGATTTACATGGGTCAGGCCATCGGAAACAAAGACCACATCATTTCAGGACATGTGAAGGATTTATCGCGCCGGCTCACCGAAGAGGAATTACAGATGCTGGAATCCAGGAACCTGTTTCCCCATCTGATCTTCTGCTATAAACCCCTGGCGTGGGATGCCATCAGAGGATATTTCCAGCTTTTCCATCCGTATCAGACACGGGAAATTGAAAAGGGACAGATTCTGCTCACCGGAACGTTGGAAAACAAGACAGTGGTGATTCAACTGCACCGTGAGCACTCGATTTTTGGATTCAGCGATCACACCAATATCGGTCAGGTTCTCTCACACCACATGCATGATATAGAGGAGCACCTGGGCATCACCATCTGACCGGATCGGTTTCAGTGCAGATGTATATCCTTGTGAAGCGTCCGGCGGGTTTCCGTTAACCGGGCCTCCGGGGCCAATCCTGCAAGGAACCGCGCCAGATTGGCATCATTTTCCTGTTCAAGCTGCCTGATCAGGTAGTCGGTCAGCGAGAGCGGGAATACCCCGTTTGCCTCATACAAATGACGTTTCCGGGAAAATATTTTTGCCGACTCTATGCAGTGCCGCGGAAGCGGAGTCAGTTTTTCCCACACCTCCCGGTTTTCAAAAATGTTGCCTCTCACATATAATTTAGCGGCCTTCTCTTCAGATTCGGAATCCTCTGCACCGGATGTGCAGGCCAGAGCAATGCCAGCCAGCAGCAGGTAAACATAGGCACTGCCATCACCGGTTCTTAATTCAACGGTCTGCCGGCCTTCCGGATCGGTAAAGGAGACGTCCTGGGACGGATTGATTTTCCGGGATAGATCACCGGTATCTGACCAGCCCAACGGAACCCGCACCATGGCGCTCCGGTTCAGATCGCTCCAGCAGACACGGGTCGGGGCCTCCTGATCGGGAACCAGCCGCAGATATGAAGAAGCCACCGTATTGCCAACTGCGGTAATGGAATCGGCATACTCACAAAGACCTGCCACGAGTTGACGGGCCTCACGCGACAATTTTCCCGTGGAATCCAGCATGATGTTTTTTCCGTTCCGCATGCGGGCGATGTGAACATGAAGCCCGGAACCAGCCACCCCTTCCTCGAGCTTGGGAGTAAAAGTAGCCAGCATGCCATATTTGTAGGCAATGTTTCTGATCATCCATTTAGAAAGTGCCAGATAATCGCCCATATCGGCGATTGGAGCAGGAAGAAACTCAATCTCGACCTGCTCGGCCATTTTTCCGTTCAACTCAGGGTTCAGACTGACCAGTTTGTCGATGGTCCCGACTTCGTAATGACCATACTTCACCGATCCGGTGATGGAAGCAATACAGGACAGCATTTCGTTCAGTACATCGCCCGATTTGGCGTAAGGTGCAGATGAATGATATCCACGCTGCTGAACCTGAGGGTACAAAGCAGAATCGTGATCCCACAACAGATAAAATTCCAGTTCGCCCAGAGCATATAAATCATCTCCGGTCACCTGTTTAAAGCGCGATGCAGCATTGAACAGAACGGTGTCATGGGCGAAGGAAAGGCGATTCCCGTCCCTATCAAGAAACCGGCAGATAAAGTCCAGACTTTGGTCATCGAACGGATTGAAAAAGGCTGTCCGGTAATCGGGAATAATATAAAGGTCAGAGACTCCCGTATCGACAAGTCCTTTAAACAAAGAGGAGCCATCCACCCGTTCGCCTGTTGCCAGGATCCGTTCGGTCTGCAACCGGTTCTGTACCGGTATTTTCAGTTCTTTCAGCTTTCCGTCCAGTGCAGTGTAATGCAAGGTCAGACGTTCGATCTGACGGGTCTCAAGCACGGTCAGAATATCTGCTCTGGTCAGTTCATTGGGCATTTTACCGGTAATGAGAGATACCGGATTGGTCAATGCGAAGGACATTGAAGGTCTCCATGGTTATACATATAAAAAACCCGGGCTGGTCAGGCCCGGGTAACTGAGTTTTTAAATCAGGATTCAATACGCATGGCGTAGAAGGAACGCCACACGAATATTACCGAGATGGCAAAGAAAACAGCAGCAAGTATGGTTGTAAGTGTGCTGCCTCCATCTGCATTCATGCTCACTGCCAGTTCAACAGCGAGCAATCCGAACAAGGTTGTGAATTTTATAATCGGATTCATGGCCACAGAAGAGGTGTCCTTAAACGGGTCACCTACTGTATCACCGACAACGGTTGCTGCATGAAGAGCGGTTCCTTTTTCATGCAGTTCAGTTTCCACAATTTTCTTGGCGTTATCCCAGGCCCCGCCGGCATCGGCCATAAAAATGGCCTGGAACAACCCAAACAGGGCAATGGATATGAGGTACCCAATAAAGAAATAGGGTTCAATGAAGGCAAAGGCCAATGTACTGAATAAAACCACTAGGAAAATGTTAAACATACCCTTCTGTGCGTAGATGGTACAGATTTCGACCACCTTTTTGCTATCGGCGACCGAGGCTTTTTCGGTGCTTTCCAGATTCATATTCCGCTTGATAAACTCAACAGCCCGATAGGCACCGGTTGATACTGCCTGGGTGGCAGCCCCGGTGAACCAGTAAATCACAGCACCACCTGCGATCAGTCCCAGCAGGAAAGGCGCGTGAAGCACCGATAGGTTGGCCAGATTTTCGGAAAGTCCGTTGGTCAGCAGCACAATGATCGTGAAAATCATGGTGGTGGCCCCAACCACAGCGGTACCAATCAGCACGGGTTTGGCAGTGGCTTTAAAAGTGTTACCGCAACCATCATTTTCTTCGAGGTACATTTTAGATTTTTCGAAGTCGACCGTGTAACCGAAATCCTTTTTCAGTTCCTCCCTGATTCCCGGTTTTGATTCAATCATGGATAATTCGAAAATAGACTGGGCATTATCGGTAACCGGACCATAGGAGTCGACTGCAATGGTAACAGGACCCATACCAAGGAAACCGAAGGCCACCAGGCCAAAGGCAAAAACGGCCGGAGCGATCATCAGTTGGGAAAAGCCAAATCCACTAACGAAATAGGCAATTCCCATCAGCGAGATTATGGCCAGACCCAACCAGTAGGCAGAGAAGTTACCAGCCACAAAACCAGAAAGAATATCCAGTGAGGCCCCGCCTTCTTTGGCAGCCTTGACCACTTCTTTCACGTGTCCGGAATGGGTGGAAGTAAACACCTTTACCAATTCAGGAATCAGAGCGCCGGCAATGGTTCCGCAGGTAATCACGGCAGAAAGTTTCCACCACAGGGATCCATCTCCGAGATCCGGGATCAGGATTGCAGAAACCACAAAGGTCATCACGATGGACAGAATGGACGTCAGCCAGACCAGGGTAGTCAGTGGAATTTCAAAGTTGATCTTATCTTTTCCGCGATAAACCAGATTGGTGTACCAATGATTAATTCCCCAGGACAATGCAGAGGTCACGACCATCAGAACACGCATACTGAACAACCAGACCAGTAATTGAACCTGATTCACTGAATCGGGAACAGCCAGCATTATGAAAGTAATCAGTGCCACACCGGTTACCCCATAGGTTTCGAATCCATCGGCTGTTGGTCCGACCGAATCACCCGCATTGTCACCCGTGCAATCCGCAATCACACCCGGGTTCCGGGCATCATCTTCCTTGGCATTGAAGACAATTTTCATCAGGTCTGAACCGATATCGGCAATTTTGGTAAAGATGCCACCTGCGATACGAAGCGCAGCGGCTGCCAGAGATTCACCAATCGCAAATCCGATAAAACAAGGACCAGCATACTCATTGGGAATAAAAAGCAGAATTCCCAGCATAATCAGAAGTTCCACACTGATGAGCATCATACCAATACTCATCCCTGCTTTCAGCGGAATGTTGAAGACTGGCAGCGGTTCGCCCTTAAGTGAAGCAAAGGCTGTGCGTGAATTGGCATAGGTGTTCACCCTGATTCCAAACCAGGCCACTCCATAACTTCCGGCAATCCCAACCAGAGTAAAGGCCAGAATAATCAGAACGCGTTCAACAGGGAATTCCTGCAGGTAACCGAAGTAATAAATGATGACAATGGCAATAAATGCTTCGAGAATCAGAATAAACCGTCCCTGAGTAATCAGATAGGTTTTGCAGGTTTCATAAATCAGTTCGGAAACCTCGCGCATCGATTCATGAACGGGTGCATTTTTCAATTGGCGGAAAATGATAAATCCAAAGACATAGCCACCCAAACAGATCAGGATTCCCCATGCCAGAAGAGTCCAGCCATCCATCCCGAGAAATTGGACAGAGCTCAGATCTGGAATGACCAGATTGGCTTCTCCACCCCCCGGATTTGCCATGGCAACAAAAGGGATAAAAAGACCGGTAAGAGTGAAAAAGAGAAAAGAGACCAGTTTCTTGAAGTCAGGATGCATGGTGGTTTCCTTTTTTAAAGTTTACCCGGCACCGATACCGGGT from Bacteroidota bacterium harbors:
- the lepB gene encoding signal peptidase I, with product MFGRKKEKKKYNSKLAEWLDAIIFAVVVAGLIRIFFFQAYRIPTESMEGTQLAGDFLFVNNFIYGAKIPFTDWRVPGLRKPVQGDIVVFMYPKDNSLDYIKRCIAVGGDTIQIINKQVFVNGVAFENPPKAQFSGDTLLAGIRYFGDTFPNRRPWNPDNYGPLYVPKEGDVIPLNAETFHLYQDCIIYETGMKPQLSGNTVRLNGKVIEDYTFTQDYFFMMGDNRNNSADSRYWGFVPFSHVRGKPLFTYWSWDPNISFANPIDLVMSIRWSRIGRPIE
- the lepA gene encoding elongation factor 4; this translates as MSTIRNFCIVAHIDHGKSTLADRLLEFTGAVSQREMKAQLLDDMDLEREKGITIKAHAIQMKYWSKKHQKEYTLNLIDTPGHVDFTYEVSRSLAACEGAILIVDASQGVEAQTISNLYLAIDAGLEIVPVINKIDLPAADIPAAKAEVIGLIGCKEEDIVPASAKEGIGIEEILEQIIDKVPAPADHSERPLKALVFDSTFDAFRGAVSYIRVFEGTLRRGDKIKSFATGKTYFADEIGVLGLRRQPTEILRAGEVGYVIGNLKDVKDTKVGDTLTNAERPATEAVAGYKDVKPMVFAGVYPTNSDDFEDLRASLDKLSLNDASLFFEPDTSAALGFGFRCGFLGLLHMEIIQERLTREYDMDIITTVPNVEYLVYTIDGEVLKIDNPAHLPGVARIDHIEEPFIKAQIITPEEYIGAIMQLCIDRRGEWLNTAYIGSSRVDMTFYLPLGEVIFDFYDRLKSISRGYASFDYEIHGYRHSEVVKLDVMLNGEVVDALSMMVHKDKAYDWGRKLTGKLKDLIPRQMFEIAVQAAIGAKIIARETIKAMRKNVLAKCYGGDISRKRKLLEKQKEGKKRMKQVGSVEIPQEAFLAVLAMDDK
- the smpB gene encoding SsrA-binding protein SmpB, translated to MTEKKAPPIVDNRRARHEYSIIETFEAGIVLQGTEVKSLRAGRANLSDAYARILSGEVFILGMHISPYEQGSYNNHDPLRNRKLLLNSREIMKLRSRIEREGYTLVPLKVYFNERGRVKVDLAVCKGKQLHDKRESIRERESKRELDRMKKHKTG
- a CDS encoding tyrosine--tRNA ligase — protein: MTFPPINEQMDLIRRGVSEIIPEEELVRKLERSLATGKPITVKLGCDPSRPDLHIGHAVILRKMRQFQDLGHQAILIIGDFTGMIGDPTGKSKTRPPLTLEETRENGRSYTEQATRVLDPKRLSIVHNSDWLGKLSFEEVVKLAARFTVSQMLERDDFHRRFNNEQPISLHEFLYPLAQAQDSVAIRSDIELGGTDQKFNLLIGRELMRTLSMEPQCILTMPILEGTDGVEKMSKSLNNYIGISEDPFDMYGKTLSIPDASIYNWFVLCTNYPTDQLASLKKQIAEDPRNTKRLLAREIVSVYHHREAAAQAEEKFDTLFIRKDIPDDIPVVTVQYESGVLPLSTVVTDQKMADSKGEFKRLVAGGAVSVNGEKVEDPGYLIRQGGEKIIRVGKRKFIRLTD
- a CDS encoding Gfo/Idh/MocA family oxidoreductase, translating into MYRIGLIGMGIIGQRYIEIITRSGNQLAGVSGSSQHSSNVYAELYDSKPFQNWMDLVHSPEIDIVINNTPNYLHYDVNMECLKLGKPIYSEKPLGRNVQETAAMIAALEKKPVPNVINYNRRGFPALREMKKILESGELGDVLMIRGNYLQDWLLFPQTWNWRVDPANGEVSRALSDIGSHAVDTSLFVTGLKPAALFYERQTLIPERKKPNGEWVKIENEDYGVLLIRFDSGAHGVFTFCQTAPGHVGSDMWLEISCTRRGIRWEERNPDQLTFKNYNDEDEVIELEDSRYNTHGQFEVFQDFLGWIEGNGPGSAATFADGHLQVYLTDLALESARDGVWKTFKL
- a CDS encoding glutamine synthetase, yielding MSFALTNPVSLITGKMPNELTRADILTVLETRQIERLTLHYTALDGKLKELKIPVQNRLQTERILATGERVDGSSLFKGLVDTGVSDLYIIPDYRTAFFNPFDDQSLDFICRFLDRDGNRLSFAHDTVLFNAASRFKQVTGDDLYALGELEFYLLWDHDSALYPQVQQRGYHSSAPYAKSGDVLNEMLSCIASITGSVKYGHYEVGTIDKLVSLNPELNGKMAEQVEIEFLPAPIADMGDYLALSKWMIRNIAYKYGMLATFTPKLEEGVAGSGLHVHIARMRNGKNIMLDSTGKLSREARQLVAGLCEYADSITAVGNTVASSYLRLVPDQEAPTRVCWSDLNRSAMVRVPLGWSDTGDLSRKINPSQDVSFTDPEGRQTVELRTGDGSAYVYLLLAGIALACTSGAEDSESEEKAAKLYVRGNIFENREVWEKLTPLPRHCIESAKIFSRKRHLYEANGVFPLSLTDYLIRQLEQENDANLARFLAGLAPEARLTETRRTLHKDIHLH
- a CDS encoding sodium-translocating pyrophosphatase encodes the protein MHPDFKKLVSFLFFTLTGLFIPFVAMANPGGGEANLVIPDLSSVQFLGMDGWTLLAWGILICLGGYVFGFIIFRQLKNAPVHESMREVSELIYETCKTYLITQGRFILILEAFIAIVIIYYFGYLQEFPVERVLIILAFTLVGIAGSYGVAWFGIRVNTYANSRTAFASLKGEPLPVFNIPLKAGMSIGMMLISVELLIMLGILLFIPNEYAGPCFIGFAIGESLAAAALRIAGGIFTKIADIGSDLMKIVFNAKEDDARNPGVIADCTGDNAGDSVGPTADGFETYGVTGVALITFIMLAVPDSVNQVQLLVWLFSMRVLMVVTSALSWGINHWYTNLVYRGKDKINFEIPLTTLVWLTSILSIVMTFVVSAILIPDLGDGSLWWKLSAVITCGTIAGALIPELVKVFTSTHSGHVKEVVKAAKEGGASLDILSGFVAGNFSAYWLGLAIISLMGIAYFVSGFGFSQLMIAPAVFAFGLVAFGFLGMGPVTIAVDSYGPVTDNAQSIFELSMIESKPGIREELKKDFGYTVDFEKSKMYLEENDGCGNTFKATAKPVLIGTAVVGATTMIFTIIVLLTNGLSENLANLSVLHAPFLLGLIAGGAVIYWFTGAATQAVSTGAYRAVEFIKRNMNLESTEKASVADSKKVVEICTIYAQKGMFNIFLVVLFSTLAFAFIEPYFFIGYLISIALFGLFQAIFMADAGGAWDNAKKIVETELHEKGTALHAATVVGDTVGDPFKDTSSVAMNPIIKFTTLFGLLAVELAVSMNADGGSTLTTILAAVFFAISVIFVWRSFYAMRIES